The following proteins are encoded in a genomic region of Streptomyces sp. NBC_01723:
- a CDS encoding VOC family protein — MHQQMIFVNLATNDLDAARKFFAELGFAADDSFSDDTTAAIPLSDTINVMLHTHRKYAEFTKKRIVDSTSSSEVLLALSAASREEVDALVEKAVAAGGSVTGEPQDHGFMYGRAFDDLDGHTWEVMWMDPTAAQG; from the coding sequence GTGCACCAGCAGATGATCTTCGTGAACCTGGCCACCAACGACCTCGACGCGGCCAGGAAGTTCTTCGCCGAACTGGGCTTCGCCGCCGACGACAGCTTCAGCGACGACACGACGGCCGCGATTCCCCTCAGCGACACCATCAACGTCATGCTGCACACCCACCGCAAGTACGCCGAGTTCACGAAGAAGCGCATCGTGGACTCGACCTCGTCCAGCGAGGTGCTGCTCGCCCTGAGCGCCGCCAGTCGGGAAGAGGTCGACGCGCTGGTCGAGAAGGCGGTGGCCGCGGGGGGCTCGGTCACCGGTGAGCCCCAGGACCACGGCTTCATGTACGGCCGCGCCTTCGACGACCTCGACGGGCACACCTGGGAGGTGATGTGGATGGATCCGACGGCGGCGCAGGGGTGA
- a CDS encoding amidase, with product MRPYELTLTAAADAIRSRRLSPVELVDSVLDRIDEVEPHLNAYATVVGEQARRAAHRAAEDMAAGRHRGPLHGIPLGLKDLIDVAGSATSAGSRVRADHSAPSDSTVAARLSAAGAVLVGKTHTHEFAYGLTTPQTSNAWAPDRIAGGSSGGSAVAVAAGAATFALGTDTGGSIRVPVALNGVVGLKPTYGLVPRTGVTSLSWSLDHVGPVTRTVADAALVLPALVGHDPGDPASVPAPRSDHRPGEGADLTGLRVGVPGNYYFDHVDPEVEAAVRHAIARLQDLGALLVDVDIPMARHVQATHWGLLVPEATAYHERTLRTVPELYQADVRVLLEAGELMPAGDYLRAQRARTLMRQAWARLLDEVDVVAAPTVPATAVTAGSETITWPDGTVESVSDAYVRLSSPANITGLPSLSVPVGHDSAGLPVGMQLMARPFGESVLLRAGRAYEATMPARKPAPVA from the coding sequence ATGCGGCCGTATGAACTGACCCTGACCGCCGCCGCCGACGCGATCCGGTCGCGACGGCTGTCCCCGGTCGAGCTGGTGGACTCCGTCCTCGACCGGATCGACGAGGTGGAGCCGCACCTGAACGCGTATGCCACCGTCGTGGGCGAGCAGGCCCGCCGCGCCGCCCACCGGGCGGCGGAGGACATGGCGGCCGGACGCCACCGGGGACCGCTGCACGGGATCCCGCTGGGGCTGAAGGACCTGATCGACGTCGCCGGTAGCGCGACCTCCGCCGGCTCCCGGGTCCGCGCGGACCACAGCGCGCCGAGCGACAGCACCGTGGCCGCGCGTCTGTCGGCCGCGGGCGCCGTCCTGGTCGGCAAGACCCACACCCACGAGTTCGCCTACGGCCTGACCACCCCGCAGACCAGCAACGCCTGGGCCCCCGACCGGATCGCCGGCGGCTCCAGCGGCGGTTCCGCCGTCGCCGTCGCGGCCGGTGCCGCCACCTTCGCCCTGGGGACCGACACCGGCGGATCCATCCGGGTGCCCGTCGCGCTCAACGGCGTCGTCGGGCTCAAGCCGACCTACGGCCTCGTCCCCCGCACCGGCGTCACCTCACTGTCCTGGTCCCTGGACCACGTCGGCCCCGTCACCCGGACGGTGGCGGACGCGGCCCTGGTCCTGCCGGCGCTGGTCGGACACGACCCCGGCGACCCCGCCTCGGTGCCCGCACCACGATCGGACCACCGGCCGGGCGAGGGCGCGGACCTGACCGGGCTGCGCGTCGGCGTACCGGGCAACTACTACTTCGACCACGTCGACCCCGAGGTGGAGGCGGCCGTACGGCACGCGATCGCCCGGCTCCAGGACCTCGGCGCGCTCCTCGTCGACGTGGACATCCCGATGGCACGCCACGTCCAGGCCACCCACTGGGGGCTGTTGGTGCCGGAGGCCACCGCCTACCACGAACGGACCCTGCGCACGGTCCCCGAGCTGTACCAGGCGGACGTCCGCGTCCTCCTCGAGGCCGGAGAACTCATGCCCGCCGGTGACTACTTGCGCGCCCAACGCGCCCGCACGCTCATGCGGCAGGCCTGGGCCCGTCTGCTGGACGAGGTCGACGTCGTCGCCGCCCCCACGGTCCCGGCCACCGCCGTGACCGCCGGCAGCGAGACCATCACCTGGCCCGACGGCACCGTCGAGAGTGTCTCCGACGCCTACGTGCGGCTGTCCTCCCCGGCCAACATCACCGGGCTCCCGTCCCTGTCCGTTCCGGTCGGCCACGACTCCGCGGGCCTGCCGGTGGGCATGCAGTTGATGGCCCGGCCCTTCGGCGAGAGCGTGCTGCTGCGGGCGGGTCGCGCGTACGAGGCGACCATGCCCGCCCGCAAGCCGGCTCCGGTGGCATGA
- a CDS encoding DUF1838 family protein, giving the protein MTTPAEQLRALARTRASLDGEEVTYWWTGDVYAWAPDEPYERLFGFEGVNVARLVQDADGGPDAYRLLTREAAFYLDPVSREILETWRDLPVVHVWNDPANQKWRPFPVPTTELGGQVCFSLEIPLAYPSPLPVAQYPVHSAGDTYRALELFQFFADRADLAGPAPSVPATMSWSRMSPWLPWMARGQRPGGLTFHCRGRKLGAYTEVPERTRAYIADRHPEFAHAPEKWSEPNETSWTYFRKLNPPQ; this is encoded by the coding sequence ATGACGACACCCGCAGAACAGCTCCGCGCCCTCGCCCGCACCCGTGCCTCGCTGGACGGCGAGGAGGTCACCTACTGGTGGACCGGTGACGTGTACGCCTGGGCCCCCGACGAGCCGTACGAGCGTCTCTTCGGTTTCGAGGGGGTCAACGTCGCCCGCCTAGTCCAGGACGCCGACGGAGGCCCGGACGCCTACCGTCTGCTCACCCGTGAGGCCGCCTTCTACCTCGACCCCGTCAGCCGCGAGATCCTGGAGACCTGGCGGGACCTGCCGGTCGTGCACGTCTGGAACGATCCGGCGAACCAGAAGTGGCGACCCTTCCCCGTCCCGACGACCGAACTCGGCGGACAGGTCTGCTTCAGCCTGGAGATCCCGCTCGCCTACCCCTCGCCGCTGCCCGTGGCCCAGTACCCGGTCCACTCGGCCGGCGACACGTACAGGGCTCTGGAGCTCTTCCAGTTCTTCGCCGACCGTGCCGACCTGGCGGGCCCCGCACCCAGTGTCCCGGCGACCATGTCGTGGTCCCGGATGTCCCCGTGGCTCCCGTGGATGGCCCGCGGACAGCGGCCCGGCGGCCTCACCTTCCACTGCCGGGGCCGCAAGCTCGGCGCCTACACCGAGGTTCCCGAGCGCACCCGCGCGTACATCGCGGACCGCCATCCGGAGTTCGCACACGCCCCGGAGAAGTGGAGCGAGCCGAACGAGACGAGCTGGACCTACTTCCGCAAGCTCAACCCGCCGCAGTAG
- a CDS encoding SDR family oxidoreductase: MDISGNTIFIPGSTSGIGLALALELQARGNKVIVGGRRGELLARIAADHPGIDTVRIDTTDAASIATAAKQVLADHPDLNVLVTMAGVMHAEDWRDPATFLATAEATVATNVLGPIRLIAAFVEHLRTRPDATIMTVSSGLAFTPLKVTPSYNASKAAIHMLSESVRLQLADTSVKVVELVPPSVRTALLPGQEDNEHAMPLDEFVAEVVGLIEAEPDAREIQVERVKFLRYGEARGDYDQVVAALNATDPHGK, from the coding sequence ATGGACATCTCCGGAAACACCATCTTCATCCCGGGCTCCACCAGCGGTATCGGCCTCGCCCTCGCCCTCGAGCTGCAGGCGCGCGGGAACAAGGTCATCGTCGGCGGGCGGCGTGGCGAACTGCTCGCACGGATCGCGGCCGACCACCCCGGCATCGACACCGTGCGGATCGACACCACGGACGCCGCGAGCATCGCGACCGCCGCCAAGCAGGTGCTCGCGGACCATCCGGACCTCAACGTACTCGTCACGATGGCCGGCGTGATGCACGCCGAGGACTGGCGCGATCCCGCCACCTTCCTCGCCACCGCGGAGGCCACGGTGGCGACCAACGTGCTCGGCCCGATCCGGCTCATCGCCGCCTTCGTCGAACACCTGCGGACCCGCCCGGACGCCACGATCATGACCGTCTCCTCGGGCCTGGCCTTCACACCGCTCAAGGTCACGCCCAGCTACAACGCGTCGAAGGCCGCGATCCACATGCTCAGCGAGTCCGTCCGGCTCCAGCTGGCCGACACCTCGGTGAAGGTCGTCGAACTCGTACCGCCGTCCGTGCGCACCGCGCTGCTGCCCGGCCAGGAGGACAACGAGCACGCCATGCCGCTCGACGAGTTCGTCGCGGAGGTCGTCGGCCTGATCGAGGCCGAGCCCGACGCCCGGGAGATCCAGGTCGAGCGCGTGAAGTTCCTGCGCTACGGGGAGGCCCGCGGCGACTACGACCAGGTCGTGGCCGCACTCAACGCGACCGACCCGCACGGAAAGTAG
- a CDS encoding spore-associated protein A, translating into MQAVGTSLIAVGAIGAGLLVSAPAAGAATNGATAAYNGVCGSGYKVVNSMPIGKTGTVYLTYNSSTGRNCTVTIRNSTGAPKYMVAYVRNVDSSEDMYDAGEYRSYAGPVYAFARGACVEWGGVIDNLQAWNYGSNCGALAAKTPQKDWFAGDR; encoded by the coding sequence ATGCAAGCGGTGGGTACGTCGTTGATCGCCGTCGGGGCCATCGGAGCGGGGCTGTTGGTGTCCGCCCCCGCCGCCGGCGCGGCCACCAACGGCGCGACCGCCGCGTACAACGGGGTCTGCGGCTCCGGCTACAAGGTGGTGAACTCCATGCCGATCGGGAAGACCGGCACGGTCTACCTCACCTACAACTCGTCAACGGGCAGGAACTGCACGGTGACCATCCGCAACAGCACCGGCGCACCGAAGTACATGGTGGCCTACGTGCGCAACGTCGACAGCAGCGAGGACATGTACGACGCGGGCGAGTACCGCTCGTACGCGGGGCCGGTGTACGCCTTCGCGCGGGGTGCCTGCGTGGAGTGGGGCGGCGTCATCGACAACCTGCAGGCCTGGAACTACGGCTCCAACTGCGGCGCGCTCGCTGCCAAGACCCCGCAGAAGGACTGGTTCGCCGGCGACCGGTGA
- a CDS encoding helix-turn-helix transcriptional regulator, which produces MDRAALADFLRSRREALRPEDTGLPTGPRRRAKGLRREEVASLAVMSTDYYTRLEQRRGPQPSEHMLASLARALRLTGTERDYLYRVAGHNAPTSLSATTHVAPALLRVLDRLDDTPALVLTDLGETLVQNRMAAALFGDASRHTGAARSAIYRWFTDPAERSLYPEADRDRQSRAQVANLRAAYGLRGARSRAGELVRTLEKASEEFAELWARHEVARRFEDHKTLIHPELGPIEVDCQALFTEDQQQTLLVLTAPPRTEGYEKLRLLAVLGLDTFTEADR; this is translated from the coding sequence ATGGACCGTGCAGCACTGGCCGACTTCCTGCGCAGCCGCCGTGAGGCGCTCCGACCGGAGGACACCGGACTTCCCACAGGCCCCCGCCGGCGGGCGAAGGGGCTGCGGCGTGAGGAGGTCGCCTCCCTGGCCGTGATGTCGACCGACTACTACACCCGGCTGGAGCAGCGGCGCGGCCCGCAGCCCAGTGAGCACATGCTGGCCTCGCTGGCCCGTGCGCTGCGGCTCACCGGCACCGAGCGCGACTACCTGTACCGGGTGGCCGGGCACAACGCGCCGACGTCACTGTCGGCCACCACCCATGTCGCCCCGGCACTCCTCAGGGTCCTCGACCGGCTCGACGACACCCCGGCGCTCGTCCTGACCGACCTGGGCGAGACGCTGGTGCAGAACCGGATGGCCGCGGCCCTGTTCGGGGACGCGTCCCGGCACACCGGAGCGGCGCGCAGCGCGATCTACCGCTGGTTCACCGACCCGGCGGAGCGTTCCCTCTATCCCGAGGCCGACCGGGACCGGCAGAGCCGCGCCCAGGTGGCGAACCTGCGCGCCGCCTACGGCCTGCGGGGTGCGCGGTCGCGGGCCGGCGAACTCGTACGGACGCTGGAGAAGGCGAGCGAGGAGTTCGCCGAGCTGTGGGCCCGGCACGAGGTCGCGCGGCGCTTCGAGGACCACAAGACGCTCATCCACCCGGAGCTGGGCCCGATCGAGGTGGACTGCCAGGCACTGTTCACCGAGGACCAGCAGCAGACGCTCCTGGTCCTCACCGCTCCCCCACGCACGGAGGGCTACGAGAAACTGCGCCTGCTGGCCGTACTGGGCCTCGACACCTTCACGGAGGCGGACCGCTGA
- a CDS encoding TetR/AcrR family transcriptional regulator yields the protein MSRPMVRPGGRSARVQASVHAAVRELASEVGRDALTVPMIAQRAGVTPSTVYRRWGDLQELLSDVAVERLRPETAPADIGDLSADLTAWAEQFLDEMASPSGRAYVRDALLGDPDGSNAGQCSAYAAEQIDVILTRATARGERTPDTETVVDHVVAPLMYRILFRPDGLDAAHARRLVATVL from the coding sequence ATGAGTCGCCCGATGGTGCGCCCCGGCGGGCGCAGCGCCCGAGTCCAGGCCTCGGTCCACGCCGCCGTACGCGAACTCGCGTCGGAAGTGGGCCGGGACGCCCTGACCGTCCCGATGATCGCCCAGCGCGCCGGTGTGACGCCGTCGACGGTCTACCGGCGCTGGGGCGACCTCCAGGAGCTGCTCTCCGACGTCGCGGTCGAGCGGCTGCGCCCCGAGACGGCACCCGCGGACATCGGCGACCTGAGCGCCGACCTGACCGCGTGGGCCGAGCAGTTCCTGGACGAGATGGCCTCCCCCTCCGGCCGCGCCTACGTACGCGACGCCCTGCTCGGCGATCCGGACGGCAGCAACGCCGGACAGTGCTCCGCCTACGCCGCCGAGCAGATCGACGTCATCCTCACCCGCGCCACCGCGCGCGGCGAGCGGACACCCGACACCGAGACGGTCGTCGACCACGTCGTGGCCCCCCTGATGTACCGCATCCTCTTCCGCCCCGACGGCCTCGACGCCGCCCACGCCCGCCGTCTCGTGGCGACGGTGCTGTAG
- a CDS encoding ArsR/SmtB family transcription factor codes for MIRVHMPAERLAGLRWAVSPVGELAAALVAVSEVRRPPPALRRVGALLSSGRLPTLAAVARGYTAYLPELLTPAPRTFLPSVEDQLHAVATTPTRTVGTQFTAFLAGGQARGRRCPWLREGQLERAEERVRPRIEVGESELRERLARELHWLWSKTMAPRWSETTASFEGFVERHGAVAAREGLGGALAALHSSLRWQDGALQVTSAYEGEVGGTHPLTLIPSLFLDRVGLHAPLRREEAQLAVPMGAARHPGPRIAPVLGATRLAILHSLTEPRTTTALAALHHLAPATVSFHLTRLLAADLVHRTRSGRHVHYQHTPRARAFLRPSPETGPSAGSPPP; via the coding sequence GTGATTCGCGTGCACATGCCCGCCGAGCGGCTGGCCGGTCTGCGCTGGGCCGTGTCACCCGTGGGGGAGTTGGCGGCCGCGCTGGTAGCGGTGTCCGAGGTCCGGAGACCTCCGCCCGCCCTCCGTCGGGTCGGGGCCCTGCTGTCCTCCGGCCGGCTGCCGACGCTCGCCGCCGTGGCCCGCGGATACACCGCCTACCTCCCGGAACTGCTCACTCCGGCGCCCCGCACCTTCCTGCCGTCCGTCGAGGACCAGTTGCACGCCGTCGCCACCACCCCGACGCGCACGGTGGGGACCCAGTTCACCGCCTTCCTGGCCGGGGGACAGGCGCGGGGCAGGCGCTGCCCCTGGCTGCGCGAAGGCCAGCTCGAACGGGCCGAGGAGCGGGTCCGGCCCAGGATCGAGGTCGGCGAGAGCGAACTGCGGGAGCGTCTCGCCCGCGAGTTGCACTGGCTGTGGTCGAAGACCATGGCACCGCGCTGGTCCGAGACCACCGCGAGCTTCGAGGGCTTCGTGGAACGGCATGGCGCCGTCGCGGCCCGGGAGGGACTCGGCGGTGCCCTCGCGGCCCTGCACTCCTCCCTGCGCTGGCAGGACGGCGCACTACAGGTCACCTCGGCCTACGAGGGCGAGGTCGGCGGCACGCACCCCCTCACGCTCATCCCGAGCCTCTTCCTGGACCGGGTCGGTCTGCACGCCCCCCTGCGACGCGAGGAAGCCCAGCTCGCCGTCCCCATGGGCGCCGCACGCCACCCGGGCCCGCGCATCGCGCCCGTCCTCGGCGCCACTCGACTGGCGATTCTCCACAGCCTGACCGAACCGCGCACCACCACGGCGCTGGCCGCCCTGCACCACCTCGCCCCCGCGACGGTCTCCTTCCACCTGACCCGCCTCCTCGCCGCCGACCTGGTGCACCGCACCCGCTCCGGCCGGCACGTCCACTACCAGCACACACCCCGGGCCCGCGCCTTCCTCCGCCCGTCCCCGGAGACCGGCCCGTCCGCCGGGTCGCCGCCACCGTGA
- a CDS encoding ferric reductase-like transmembrane domain-containing protein: MLSNARPEEDGPAAARTGRDRRPADRPALRGDLRSAVPDAGAAVVVTAAVFAFLYARMGSGDSATVAVMPFMDDPGTYWMYLLSQAFGWSGLLWAWGTVMLGLLLSGPRPTGLPVSRQVLERWHRTTSLTTMALMFAHALMFAAELVRYETKVGWAERLWVAFADSFVPGWYDSGTGRIAIPIGQAALYLAVPLGLLFYVRHRIGANTWRRLHRFVVVVYVLSVWHTLLYGTNVWYGEWPRTGLWLLQLPVAALLLLRLMRPARRAERLGAPGTREGASRAGWTTRAAGRLVAAAVVVGLLVVVVSGRDGGRDRPAEPPATGPHAPASE, translated from the coding sequence ATGCTGTCCAACGCGAGGCCCGAGGAGGACGGGCCGGCCGCCGCGCGGACCGGACGCGACCGCCGTCCCGCCGACCGCCCCGCCCTCCGGGGCGATCTGAGGTCCGCGGTGCCCGACGCCGGCGCCGCGGTGGTGGTCACCGCGGCCGTGTTCGCCTTCCTCTACGCACGCATGGGGTCGGGGGACTCGGCCACCGTCGCGGTCATGCCGTTCATGGACGACCCGGGCACCTACTGGATGTACCTGCTCAGCCAGGCTTTCGGCTGGTCCGGCCTGCTGTGGGCGTGGGGCACGGTGATGCTCGGACTGCTGCTGTCCGGACCGCGCCCCACCGGACTGCCCGTCTCCCGGCAGGTGCTGGAACGCTGGCATCGGACGACCAGCCTGACCACCATGGCCCTGATGTTCGCGCACGCGCTGATGTTCGCGGCCGAACTCGTGCGCTACGAAACGAAGGTGGGGTGGGCCGAGCGGCTCTGGGTCGCCTTCGCGGACAGCTTCGTGCCCGGCTGGTACGACTCCGGCACCGGCCGGATCGCCATCCCCATCGGCCAGGCCGCCCTTTACCTGGCCGTCCCGCTGGGCCTGTTGTTCTACGTCCGGCACCGCATCGGCGCGAACACCTGGCGGCGACTGCACCGGTTCGTCGTCGTCGTGTACGTGCTGAGCGTCTGGCACACCCTGCTGTACGGGACCAACGTCTGGTACGGAGAGTGGCCGCGCACCGGGCTGTGGCTGTTGCAACTCCCCGTCGCAGCCTTGCTGCTGCTGCGTCTGATGCGACCCGCCCGGCGCGCCGAGCGACTGGGCGCGCCCGGGACGCGCGAGGGCGCGTCCCGGGCGGGATGGACGACGCGAGCCGCCGGACGCCTCGTCGCCGCCGCCGTCGTCGTGGGTCTCCTGGTCGTGGTGGTGTCCGGCCGCGACGGCGGACGGGACCGTCCGGCCGAACCACCGGCGACCGGCCCGCACGCCCCGGCGTCGGAGTGA
- a CDS encoding diadenosine tetraphosphate hydrolase has translation MADDWRTDRIGAALRGENPTVMRRLAAGFAVIGDVQFLPGYSVLLVDEPDVQRLSDLPRAKRLAFLSDMDRLGEAVERACRHLDPAFRRVNLEILGNTDPFLHAHVWPRYDWEPADLIGAPVWLHPRDRWSGDRFRLGPRHDVLRASIVRELDELAGAGGGE, from the coding sequence ATGGCTGATGACTGGCGGACGGATCGGATCGGGGCCGCGCTGAGGGGTGAGAACCCGACCGTGATGCGACGACTGGCGGCGGGGTTCGCGGTGATCGGGGACGTCCAGTTCCTGCCGGGCTACTCGGTACTCCTCGTCGACGAGCCGGATGTGCAGCGGCTTTCCGACCTGCCGAGGGCGAAACGGCTGGCGTTCCTGTCCGACATGGACCGGCTCGGCGAAGCGGTGGAACGTGCCTGCCGACACCTGGACCCCGCCTTCCGCCGCGTCAACCTGGAGATCCTCGGCAACACGGACCCCTTCCTGCACGCGCACGTATGGCCGCGCTACGACTGGGAGCCGGCCGACCTGATCGGGGCCCCCGTCTGGCTGCATCCCCGGGACCGGTGGAGCGGCGACCGGTTCCGGCTGGGTCCGCGACATGACGTACTGCGCGCCTCGATCGTCCGCGAACTGGACGAGCTGGCAGGGGCCGGCGGGGGCGAGTGA
- a CDS encoding serine hydrolase domain-containing protein, which produces MTSTHMSRRAFGHVAVAGTAAVATGLALHGQPAGAAPMSPQPLPPLDPAALQAVIDDRAAPPSTAAQLRIGGTAGHWRGTSGLADLGSRRPVRAGDRLRIGSVTKVFVATVVLQLVAERRLTLDTPVRRILPGLLPDQYGAITVAHLLNHTSGLPDHVGIPEPETAEEVFRHRFDHWTPREWVATATHGPLKFAPGTRQEYRGINYVLAALIIDTLTGCPYGEAVAARVLRPLGLTRTSVPGDDPRIRGRHVHGYLRTADGRLRDITEYDQSSARGEGDMISTVEDVDRLLTALFSGELLPPRLLRLMFTLPPDEVRMLDGSPARYSTGLQQAAVNGVVLWGKTGETYGYKNAAFSTRDLRRRFVLAHHPTTVRDGTESQMIARVADLLTREAGGAG; this is translated from the coding sequence ATGACCTCAACGCACATGTCACGAAGGGCATTCGGGCACGTGGCGGTCGCCGGGACCGCCGCAGTGGCCACCGGCCTGGCACTGCACGGGCAACCCGCCGGTGCCGCGCCGATGTCGCCACAGCCGCTGCCGCCCTTGGACCCCGCCGCGCTTCAGGCGGTCATCGATGACCGCGCGGCCCCTCCGTCGACCGCGGCGCAGCTCCGGATCGGCGGGACGGCCGGCCACTGGCGCGGCACCTCGGGCCTCGCCGACCTCGGGAGCCGGCGTCCGGTGCGGGCGGGTGACAGGCTCCGGATCGGCAGCGTGACCAAGGTCTTCGTCGCCACGGTCGTCCTCCAGCTGGTGGCGGAGCGCCGGTTGACGCTGGACACGCCGGTGCGGCGGATCCTGCCGGGCCTGCTGCCGGACCAGTACGGCGCGATCACCGTGGCGCACCTGCTGAACCACACCAGCGGGCTGCCCGACCACGTCGGCATCCCGGAGCCGGAGACGGCCGAGGAGGTGTTCCGGCACCGCTTCGACCACTGGACACCGCGCGAGTGGGTGGCGACGGCGACGCACGGCCCGCTGAAGTTCGCGCCGGGTACCCGGCAGGAGTACCGCGGCATCAACTACGTGCTGGCCGCCCTGATCATCGACACGCTGACCGGGTGCCCGTACGGGGAGGCGGTGGCGGCCCGCGTCCTGCGCCCTCTGGGCCTGACCCGCACCTCCGTGCCGGGAGACGACCCGCGCATCCGTGGCCGGCATGTGCACGGATACCTCAGGACGGCGGACGGCAGGCTGCGGGACATCACCGAGTACGACCAGTCGTCGGCCCGGGGCGAGGGCGACATGATCTCCACGGTGGAGGACGTGGACCGGCTGCTCACCGCACTGTTCTCGGGCGAACTGCTGCCGCCACGACTGCTCCGGCTGATGTTCACCCTGCCCCCGGACGAGGTGCGCATGCTCGACGGCAGCCCGGCCCGCTACAGCACCGGACTCCAACAGGCCGCCGTCAACGGCGTCGTCCTGTGGGGCAAGACCGGCGAGACGTACGGCTACAAGAACGCCGCGTTCTCCACCCGCGACCTGCGCCGCCGCTTCGTCCTCGCCCACCACCCGACGACGGTCCGCGACGGTACGGAGAGCCAGATGATCGCCCGGGTCGCCGACCTGCTGACGCGGGAAGCCGGCGGCGCCGGGTGA
- a CDS encoding enoyl-CoA hydratase/isomerase family protein → MNGTDAPVLLHTTGRAAHITLNRPRALNSLTHEMVLRVDEALTAWERDPAVETVVVTGAGERGLCAGGDIRTIHDDARDGDGTASAAFWRDEYRLNARIARYSKPYVAVMDGIVMGGGVGISAHGGVRIVTERSRIAMPETGIGFVPDVGGTHLLARAPGELGTHLALTGTQIGAADALLCGLADHYVPSAVLGELVDELAELPAAEALARYAQAPPPGVLAAHRTWIDACYATDGVEEAVRRLYDHGDPAAKEAAETLLTRSPTSLKVTLAAVRRARGLGSLERVLDQEYRVSCAALTAPDLVEGIRAQIIDKDRNPRWTPATLADVTDADVERFFTPLGQRELGLATPTGAAPESGGRTRS, encoded by the coding sequence ATGAACGGCACCGACGCACCCGTCCTCCTGCACACCACCGGCCGGGCCGCGCACATCACCCTCAACCGGCCCCGGGCCCTGAACTCCCTCACCCACGAGATGGTGCTCCGCGTCGACGAGGCGCTGACCGCCTGGGAGCGGGACCCGGCCGTCGAGACCGTCGTCGTCACCGGCGCCGGCGAGCGCGGCCTGTGCGCGGGCGGCGACATCCGGACCATTCACGACGACGCCCGCGACGGCGACGGCACCGCCTCGGCCGCCTTCTGGCGTGACGAGTACCGGCTCAACGCCCGCATCGCCCGCTACTCGAAGCCGTACGTCGCCGTGATGGACGGCATCGTCATGGGCGGTGGCGTCGGCATCTCCGCGCACGGCGGTGTCCGGATCGTCACCGAACGCTCCCGGATCGCCATGCCCGAGACCGGCATCGGCTTCGTCCCCGACGTCGGCGGCACCCACCTGCTCGCCCGCGCCCCCGGCGAACTCGGCACCCACCTCGCCCTGACCGGCACGCAGATCGGCGCCGCCGACGCGCTGCTCTGCGGACTCGCCGACCACTACGTGCCCTCCGCCGTGCTGGGCGAGCTCGTCGACGAGCTGGCCGAGCTGCCCGCCGCCGAGGCCCTGGCCCGGTACGCGCAGGCGCCCCCACCGGGTGTCCTGGCCGCGCACCGGACCTGGATCGACGCCTGCTACGCGACGGACGGCGTCGAGGAGGCCGTGCGGCGGCTGTACGACCACGGCGATCCGGCCGCCAAGGAGGCCGCCGAGACCCTGCTCACCAGGTCGCCGACCTCCCTCAAGGTCACCCTGGCCGCCGTACGCCGCGCTCGCGGGCTCGGCTCCCTGGAACGGGTCCTGGACCAGGAGTACCGCGTCTCCTGCGCGGCACTGACCGCACCCGACCTGGTCGAGGGCATCCGCGCCCAGATCATCGACAAGGACCGCAACCCCCGCTGGACGCCGGCCACCCTCGCCGACGTCACCGACGCGGACGTCGAGCGCTTCTTCACCCCCCTCGGCCAGCGCGAACTCGGGCTCGCCACCCCGACCGGCGCCGCGCCGGAATCCGGCGGTCGGACCCGGTCGTAG